A window of the Juglans microcarpa x Juglans regia isolate MS1-56 chromosome 5D, Jm3101_v1.0, whole genome shotgun sequence genome harbors these coding sequences:
- the LOC121266187 gene encoding ethylene-response factor C3-like — translation MSKNCEDPPAPGAILENVWASFISGDGPGTRYTPELSRPWEELPSLDRRDGSKEILRRLPSLGRWISMGAEAWEALLDGIVVPASNMEQSCNDNLESNGATGLCLQKPNARAEKAATRHYRGVRRRPWGKYAAEIRDSSRKGARVWLGTFDTGEEAALAYDKAALRIRAPKAYLNFPLETVAEALGLDYSGNDVSCSSISNKGLGEDPACTFLGCSAEKVCNPWKRSASREFEQDIDMTIEQPALKKTTSMENILGNEFDVVEFQDLGTDYLDSLLSSF, via the coding sequence ATGTCTAAGAATTGTGAAGACCCTCCAGCACCCGGAGCAATTCTAGAGAACGTGTGGGCGAGCTTTATTAGTGGGGATGGTCCGGGTACAAGATATACACCAGAGTTGTCCAGACCCTGGGAAGAACTTCCTAGTCTTGATAGGAGAGATGGTTCCAAGGAAATTCTAAGACGTTTGCCAAGTCTAGGAAGGTGGATATCAATGGGAGCTGAGGCCTGGGAAGCACTCCTAGATGGGATTGTGGTCCCTGCAAGCAATATGGAACAGTCCTGTAATGACAATTTAGAAAGCAATGGTGCCACAGGCTTGTGCTTACAAAAGCCTAATGCAAGAGCAGAGAAGGCCGCTACAAGGCACTATCGGGGAGTAAGGAGGCGACCGTGGGGGAAGTATGCGGCAGAGATAAGGGACTCTTCAAGAAAAGGGGCACGAGTTTGGCTTGGGACTTTTGACACGGGAGAGGAAGCAGCTTTGGCCTATGACAAGGCGGCTTTGAGAATTAGAGCCCCCAAGGCATATCTCAACTTCCCACTTGAGACGGTTGCCGAGGCTTTAGGACTTGATTACTCAGGAAATGATGTGTCCTGTTCTTCCATATCAAATAAAGGACTAGGAGAGGACCCAGCTTGCACATTTCTTGGGTGCAGTGCTGAGAAAGTTTGCAATCCTTGGAAGAGATCAGCATCGAGGGAGTTTGAACAAGATATTGACATGACTATTGAACAACCTGCGTTGAAGAAAacaacaagcatggaaaatataCTAGGGAATGAATTTGATGTTGTTGAGTTTCAGGACCTTGGGACTGATTACTTGGACAGCTTGCTCTCTTCTTTTTGA